The Candidatus Edwardsbacteria bacterium nucleotide sequence AGTATGCCGGGGGGATATTCTGGACCGCCACCTGCATCGGAAAATGGGGAAAGATGAAAGGCATTTTTAAGACCATCAAATCATCCAAACAGGCCCGGAAGATGGTGGAGCATCTTTATACCCTGGACAAGACCTATTACTACGGCGGACCGGCCCGCTGGTTGGGGGCATATTTCGCCCTGGCGCCCGGAATGTTCGGCGGCGATATGAAGAAATCCAAAGAGATGTATGACGAGGCCTTAAGTATGGCGCCGAACTATTTCGCCACCTCGGTGCTGATGGCCGAGAACTACGCCTCCAAGATCAAGGACCGTCAGATGTACGACCAGCTGCTGGACAAGGTCCTCTCCAGCCCGGCCGGCATCATCCCGGAGATCATATCGGAGCAGACTGTGGAGCAAAAGAAGGCCAAAAAATTGAAGGAAGAGAAGTTCTGATGGATGAAAAGGAGATATTGGTCTGGGCGGAAGCCTCCGGGATTTCGGTGGAGCAGGCCAAAGAATACCTGAAGAAACTCGAACCGTTAGATAAAATTGAGGCCAATACTCTGCGGAAGGTTTTTTCCGGAGTGTCCGGGCCAGTATTGGAACTCAGCGCCGGGCGGGGCGAATTCACCCGCCAGCTGCTGGAAAAATACATTCATCCTGACGGAAAGCTCTATACCACCGAAAGACTCTCCGAAGTGGCCGAAAAACTGATCAAAGAGATTCCCGACAAGCGGCTAGAGGTGCTGGTCAGCGACTCCTCCAAACTCCCCCTGCCGAATGGCTCAGTAGGGCTGGTGATCTCACGGGCCGCACTGCATGATTTCGTCAGCGACGATGGTGACGTTGTGAGAGCGCTCAATGACTGTGTTCGGGTGCTGGCGCCGGGCGGGATATTTGTCATTTACGATAAGATCAAGGACGGCTACAAGGACGTTGAAACAGAATCGGCCGAGGGCCGGATGGAAAGGATGAACGTAGAACTAGCATCATTGGAGAGCAAGCTGTGCTGGGGTCTGCACTATCTGAAGGATTATGTTCGGCTGATGGAGGAAATGGGGTTTAAGGATATCCAAACGACCATTCTGGAAATGCCCGACCAGCCGGGATATATCAAATACATGACCGGCAACCTGAACC carries:
- a CDS encoding TRAP transporter TatT component family protein; protein product: MKKTFLILLASALSIGAAFAQPGFDEAQNLWADRGNPVSLEKAIAVYEKAYQTVPSYQLAERLSYAYYFLADAFKEGDAKADNYYKGHEWGLISLKYNGEFKKLSEVDDKSMGDAVSVLGKEYAGGIFWTATCIGKWGKMKGIFKTIKSSKQARKMVEHLYTLDKTYYYGGPARWLGAYFALAPGMFGGDMKKSKEMYDEALSMAPNYFATSVLMAENYASKIKDRQMYDQLLDKVLSSPAGIIPEIISEQTVEQKKAKKLKEEKF
- a CDS encoding class I SAM-dependent methyltransferase: MDEKEILVWAEASGISVEQAKEYLKKLEPLDKIEANTLRKVFSGVSGPVLELSAGRGEFTRQLLEKYIHPDGKLYTTERLSEVAEKLIKEIPDKRLEVLVSDSSKLPLPNGSVGLVISRAALHDFVSDDGDVVRALNDCVRVLAPGGIFVIYDKIKDGYKDVETESAEGRMERMNVELASLESKLCWGLHYLKDYVRLMEEMGFKDIQTTILEMPDQPGYIKYMTGNLNQRRPAYVKRWGEKVNVLLDSLYADFQKTHPRALSMALIWGQKK